The following are encoded together in the Mesoterricola sediminis genome:
- a CDS encoding ERF family protein, with protein sequence MGLLQLAMSQGADLDRLERLMQMKRDWEADEARKAFNKALAAFKANPPTLRKNKEVDFTGKTGIRTHYRHATLDEVAAQIGQALSPHGLSFRWNVEQKGPRVHVTCYLQHEMGHSETVTMDGPADDSGNKNVIQQVGSTVTYLERYTLLAITGMAVKDQDNDGRPPTPRPEASEKELDLDAEVAKIKAAPDTKALAAIVNAAYATAQKHGDRAAMDAINAAKDARLKELRPQPTQKGGQK encoded by the coding sequence ATGGGCCTACTCCAACTGGCCATGAGCCAGGGCGCCGACCTTGACCGCCTGGAACGCCTCATGCAGATGAAGCGCGACTGGGAAGCCGACGAGGCCCGCAAGGCCTTCAACAAGGCCTTGGCCGCGTTCAAGGCCAACCCGCCCACCCTCCGCAAGAACAAGGAGGTGGACTTCACCGGCAAGACCGGGATCCGCACCCACTACCGCCACGCGACCCTGGATGAGGTCGCGGCCCAGATCGGCCAGGCGCTCTCCCCCCACGGGCTCTCCTTCCGCTGGAACGTCGAGCAGAAGGGGCCGCGCGTCCACGTCACCTGCTACCTCCAGCACGAGATGGGGCACAGCGAGACCGTGACCATGGACGGGCCCGCTGATGACAGCGGCAACAAGAACGTCATCCAGCAGGTGGGCTCCACCGTGACCTACCTGGAGCGCTACACCCTCCTGGCCATCACCGGCATGGCCGTCAAGGACCAGGACAACGATGGTCGGCCCCCCACGCCGCGCCCCGAGGCCAGCGAGAAGGAACTGGACCTGGATGCCGAGGTCGCCAAGATCAAGGCCGCTCCCGACACCAAGGCCCTGGCCGCCATCGTCAACGCCGCCTATGCCACCGCCCAGAAGCACGGCGACCGTGCCGCCATGGACGCCATCAACGCCGCCAAGGATGCCCGACTCAAGGAGCTGCGGCCCCAGCCCACCCAGAAGGGAGGCCAGAAGTGA
- a CDS encoding ImmA/IrrE family metallo-endopeptidase translates to MQNPDWFGNSYPDFHTMLGLAEENRIGVGFADVPFGLYYPNIMGVRVIVIPNGVSPLMRIWALAHELGHAFQHSGAKGSLSYRKEEVQASRWAAQALIPIQRICMYQNASIDAFIGALSAHYEDIPFEDCPARDLAASIAKYRLSALAQEVA, encoded by the coding sequence ATGCAAAACCCGGATTGGTTTGGCAACTCTTACCCAGATTTTCATACCATGCTTGGCCTAGCAGAAGAAAATCGGATTGGGGTCGGTTTTGCCGACGTGCCCTTTGGGCTGTACTACCCAAATATCATGGGGGTGAGGGTAATCGTCATCCCCAATGGTGTATCCCCGCTTATGAGGATTTGGGCCCTCGCCCATGAGCTCGGCCATGCCTTTCAGCACTCTGGTGCCAAAGGGTCTCTTTCATACCGGAAGGAAGAGGTTCAGGCTAGCCGATGGGCAGCGCAGGCCTTAATCCCTATTCAAAGAATCTGTATGTACCAGAACGCATCTATTGATGCATTTATTGGTGCGCTATCAGCTCATTATGAGGATATACCTTTTGAAGATTGCCCAGCACGCGACCTAGCGGCCAGTATAGCCAAATATCGACTATCTGCACTCGCCCAGGAGGTGGCATGA
- a CDS encoding phage antirepressor KilAC domain-containing protein, whose product MDIQSINTFSFGVNPIRVIVREGDPWFVASDVCAVLDHGNPRQVISRLDEDEKGVHIMDTLGGRQQMAIISESGLYSLVLTSRKPEARTFKKWVTSDVLPTIRRTGAYSIQGGFQVPQTLPEALRLAADLEEKRYALACKVESQAEEIQVLEPKAAAADAITRADDSLSMSEAAKTLGIGRQRLFDKMRAWGWIIPGSGDPTPYQVQIDRGNVTVRVIHYEDQHGRDRIYPKILITGKGLIALHKKLAQERGAFMIRPQHQREAS is encoded by the coding sequence ATGGACATCCAGAGTATCAATACCTTCAGTTTCGGCGTCAACCCCATCCGTGTGATCGTGCGGGAAGGTGACCCCTGGTTCGTGGCCTCCGACGTGTGTGCGGTGCTGGATCACGGCAACCCGAGGCAGGTCATCTCCCGCCTGGACGAGGATGAAAAGGGTGTCCACATTATGGACACCCTTGGCGGTCGTCAGCAGATGGCCATCATCAGCGAATCGGGCCTCTACTCCCTGGTGCTGACCAGCCGGAAGCCCGAAGCCAGGACCTTCAAGAAGTGGGTCACCTCGGACGTTCTCCCCACCATCAGGCGCACCGGGGCCTATTCCATCCAGGGCGGCTTCCAGGTCCCCCAGACGCTCCCGGAGGCCCTGCGGCTGGCGGCGGACCTGGAGGAGAAGCGCTACGCGCTGGCGTGCAAGGTCGAGTCCCAAGCCGAAGAAATCCAGGTTTTGGAGCCGAAAGCTGCGGCGGCTGATGCCATCACCCGCGCGGATGACAGCCTCTCCATGTCCGAGGCCGCCAAGACCTTGGGGATCGGGCGGCAGCGCCTCTTCGACAAGATGCGGGCCTGGGGGTGGATCATCCCGGGCAGCGGCGACCCTACGCCCTACCAGGTCCAGATCGACCGGGGGAACGTCACCGTCCGGGTGATCCACTACGAGGACCAGCATGGCCGGGACAGGATCTACCCCAAGATCCTCATCACCGGCAAGGGCCTGATCGCGCTCCACAAGAAGCTGGCCCAGGAGCGCGGCGCGTTCATGATCAGGCCTCAGCATCAGCGGGAGGCCTCGTGA
- a CDS encoding ParB N-terminal domain-containing protein: MSVCQILLKHIRLDGGTQARAAVDRAAIEEYAALWKDGARFPPIVVFQDQDIYWLADGFHRHAAADKAGLKKIPAEVRVGTLRDARLYAIGANTAHGVRRTNADKRLAVSMLLDDPEWSKWSNRQISEITGVSHHFVNNMRNERVATVATQSFGSQPPDAPEHPPVPAPEPTPAPAPGQAQEPAQPAPAPEPPDEEDCPPVDMTARPAPAPPPADERPRVAQLERLLQERDAEIKDLREHLGETADMLAEAQKEIERCHGILNADDRMAACEASTRTNSELARVIQVRNNGLMVENAQVIGFVKFWRRNFDSLMARVRKALETKEGDDLRAAIQDALSRDARKIEAKKKATTEEEEYNLLFGEAS, from the coding sequence ATGAGCGTCTGCCAGATCCTCCTCAAGCACATCCGCCTGGACGGTGGCACCCAGGCCCGCGCCGCCGTGGACAGGGCTGCGATCGAGGAATACGCCGCCCTCTGGAAAGACGGGGCTCGTTTCCCGCCCATCGTGGTCTTCCAGGACCAGGACATCTACTGGCTGGCCGATGGGTTCCACCGCCACGCCGCCGCCGACAAGGCGGGGCTGAAGAAGATCCCCGCCGAGGTCAGGGTGGGGACCCTGCGGGATGCCCGGCTCTACGCCATCGGCGCGAATACCGCCCACGGCGTCAGGCGCACCAACGCGGACAAGCGGCTGGCCGTTTCCATGCTCCTGGATGACCCCGAGTGGTCGAAGTGGAGCAACCGGCAGATCTCGGAGATCACTGGGGTAAGTCATCATTTCGTCAACAACATGAGAAACGAGAGGGTGGCAACCGTTGCCACACAGTCGTTCGGTTCCCAGCCCCCTGATGCCCCCGAGCACCCCCCTGTTCCGGCGCCCGAGCCGACCCCCGCGCCTGCCCCTGGCCAGGCTCAGGAACCCGCTCAACCTGCCCCCGCCCCTGAGCCGCCCGATGAAGAAGACTGCCCCCCGGTGGACATGACCGCTCGGCCCGCGCCGGCTCCGCCCCCCGCCGACGAACGCCCCCGCGTGGCCCAGCTCGAACGGCTGCTCCAGGAGAGGGACGCTGAGATCAAGGACCTCCGGGAGCACCTGGGCGAGACCGCCGACATGCTGGCCGAGGCCCAGAAGGAAATCGAGCGGTGCCACGGGATCCTCAATGCCGACGATCGGATGGCAGCATGCGAGGCCAGCACAAGGACGAACTCCGAGCTGGCCCGGGTGATCCAGGTCCGCAACAACGGGCTGATGGTCGAGAACGCCCAGGTGATCGGCTTCGTGAAGTTCTGGCGCCGCAACTTCGACAGCCTCATGGCCCGGGTCCGGAAGGCCCTTGAGACCAAGGAGGGCGATGACCTGCGTGCCGCGATCCAGGACGCGCTATCCCGTGACGCCCGGAAGATCGAGGCCAAGAAGAAAGCCACGACTGAGGAAGAGGAATACAACCTGCTCTTCGGGGAGGCCTCGTGA
- a CDS encoding DEAD/DEAH box helicase: protein MSLFQGTFPELREFQVSAHEEIRQAVRDGHRMILLMAPTGSGKTILGFNVVRETNGKGNRAGFVCDRRVLISQTSNAARDVGLGNHGIIQANNPLLDLSRPFQIMSCQTLRRRGWPTDLDVVIVDEAHTLYATWVDELSVPPKACPRCGRSVVTDPGRPNFPRCEDRTGCRWKMPIVIGLSATPFTKGLGTVFTKLINAATMDHLVQKGILVPLRIFSCRRPNMEGAEVGSDGEWTERAQEKAEMVLVGDVITEWARLAQGKKTIAFGPTILYCEELAKKFNEAGIPAGVVCADTPDDLRQKRFDDFHWGRLTVLISVDALAKGFDQRDVEVVCDCRPLRKSLSTAIQMWGRGLRASIETGKTECRLLDFSGNIIRFADDFSRIYYEGLDKLDDGERLDREVREDKGKEPATCPKCGYTPMGGKKCVGCGYEIPKPVLHEHLPGEMKEIRLQGKNGAVLAPDEAHMWAQLCTYAKSHGKDNKWAFGHFIGIVGHKPPLNFRFETAPLIQPTPTTMSKLHSMRIAYAKAKAKGEKLQAAS, encoded by the coding sequence GTGAGCCTCTTCCAAGGCACGTTCCCAGAGTTGCGGGAATTCCAGGTTTCCGCCCACGAGGAGATCCGGCAGGCCGTGCGCGATGGCCACCGGATGATTCTCCTGATGGCCCCCACAGGGTCGGGCAAGACCATCCTGGGGTTCAACGTGGTCCGGGAGACCAACGGCAAGGGCAACCGGGCCGGTTTCGTCTGCGACCGCCGCGTGCTCATCTCTCAGACCTCCAACGCCGCCAGGGACGTCGGGCTGGGGAACCACGGCATCATCCAGGCCAACAATCCGCTCCTGGACCTTTCCAGGCCCTTCCAGATCATGTCCTGCCAGACCCTCCGGAGGCGCGGCTGGCCCACGGACCTGGACGTGGTGATCGTGGACGAGGCCCACACCCTTTATGCCACGTGGGTTGACGAGCTTTCGGTGCCACCGAAGGCATGTCCGCGCTGCGGGAGGTCGGTTGTGACGGACCCAGGGCGGCCCAATTTCCCGCGCTGCGAGGACCGCACGGGTTGCCGCTGGAAAATGCCGATCGTCATTGGCCTGAGCGCAACGCCGTTCACCAAGGGGCTCGGGACGGTCTTCACCAAGCTCATCAACGCGGCGACCATGGACCATCTCGTCCAGAAGGGCATTCTTGTCCCGCTCCGGATCTTCTCCTGCCGCCGTCCGAACATGGAAGGGGCGGAGGTCGGGAGCGACGGGGAGTGGACCGAACGGGCCCAGGAGAAGGCCGAAATGGTCCTGGTGGGAGACGTCATCACCGAATGGGCTAGGCTCGCCCAGGGCAAGAAGACCATCGCCTTCGGACCAACCATCCTCTACTGCGAGGAGTTGGCCAAGAAATTCAACGAGGCCGGGATCCCTGCCGGCGTGGTCTGCGCCGACACCCCCGACGATCTTCGACAGAAGCGGTTCGATGACTTCCACTGGGGTAGGCTCACAGTCCTCATCAGCGTGGATGCCCTGGCCAAAGGGTTCGACCAGCGGGACGTGGAAGTGGTCTGCGACTGCCGGCCTCTCCGGAAATCCCTGTCCACGGCTATCCAGATGTGGGGACGCGGCCTGCGGGCATCCATAGAGACAGGGAAGACCGAATGCCGCCTCCTCGACTTCTCGGGCAACATCATCCGGTTCGCGGACGATTTCAGCCGGATCTACTACGAGGGCCTGGACAAGCTCGATGACGGCGAGCGGCTGGATCGCGAGGTCCGGGAGGACAAGGGCAAGGAACCCGCTACCTGCCCCAAGTGCGGCTATACCCCCATGGGCGGGAAGAAGTGTGTCGGATGCGGGTATGAGATCCCCAAGCCGGTGCTCCACGAACACCTCCCTGGGGAGATGAAGGAAATCCGGCTCCAGGGCAAAAATGGGGCGGTCCTGGCCCCCGACGAGGCTCACATGTGGGCGCAGCTCTGCACCTACGCCAAGAGCCACGGGAAGGACAACAAGTGGGCCTTTGGCCATTTCATCGGGATCGTTGGGCACAAGCCGCCCCTGAATTTCCGCTTTGAGACGGCCCCCTTGATCCAGCCCACGCCCACAACCATGTCCAAGCTTCACAGCATGCGGATTGCCTACGCCAAGGCCAAGGCCAAGGGCGAGAAGTTGCAGGCCGCGTCATGA
- a CDS encoding DUF7146 domain-containing protein, with the protein MSALPKTREAAQGHWMHILTHFGVSDRFLVDKHGPCPMCGGKDRYRWDNKDGSGSYFCSSCGSGDGFALLAAYRQWDISRALAEVEKLIGWGPLRQDVVRQERTDEQKRDALRRVWRGGKYVTPDTPAGIYLASRCGDLAGLTEDLRAHPGIQHSAEDRTVYPALLALMRYPNGKTASIHRTYLTEGGKKAPVEPVRKIMPGFPLEGSSVRLGPVAERMGIAEGIETAISAGHMDGLTVWAGISANGLASWVPPEGARSIVVYGDNDPNYTGQSAAYALARRLCLQLHLDVEVRIPPDAATDWNDVWAQQALGRVG; encoded by the coding sequence ATGAGCGCCCTCCCCAAAACCCGTGAGGCAGCCCAGGGCCACTGGATGCACATCCTGACGCATTTCGGGGTGTCCGATCGATTCCTTGTGGACAAACATGGGCCATGCCCGATGTGCGGTGGGAAGGACCGGTACCGCTGGGACAACAAGGATGGGAGCGGGTCCTACTTCTGCTCATCCTGTGGTTCAGGGGATGGGTTCGCCCTTCTGGCCGCATACCGCCAGTGGGACATCTCCCGTGCTCTGGCCGAGGTCGAAAAGCTTATCGGCTGGGGGCCGCTGCGCCAGGACGTTGTCCGGCAGGAACGCACCGACGAACAGAAGCGGGACGCCCTCCGGAGGGTCTGGAGGGGCGGGAAATACGTCACGCCGGATACACCTGCCGGGATCTACCTCGCCTCCCGCTGCGGGGACCTGGCGGGGCTCACGGAAGACCTGCGGGCCCACCCAGGGATCCAGCACAGCGCGGAGGACAGGACCGTCTACCCGGCCCTCCTGGCGCTGATGCGCTACCCCAACGGCAAGACGGCCTCGATCCACCGGACCTACCTCACCGAAGGCGGCAAAAAGGCCCCGGTTGAACCCGTCCGCAAGATCATGCCGGGGTTCCCACTGGAGGGGAGCTCCGTTCGGCTGGGACCCGTGGCCGAGAGGATGGGCATTGCCGAGGGCATCGAGACCGCGATCAGCGCCGGCCACATGGACGGGTTGACCGTCTGGGCTGGTATCAGCGCCAACGGATTGGCCTCGTGGGTCCCCCCTGAAGGCGCACGGTCCATCGTGGTCTACGGGGACAACGACCCCAACTACACGGGGCAGAGCGCGGCCTACGCCCTGGCGAGGAGGCTCTGCCTCCAGCTGCACCTGGACGTGGAGGTGAGGATCCCCCCCGATGCTGCGACGGATTGGAACGACGTGTGGGCGCAACAGGCGCTCGGGAGGGTGGGATGA
- a CDS encoding terminase small subunit has protein sequence MTDKPNPKRDRFCEEYLVDLNGTQAAIRAGYSPTSAKTTASRLLADVDVRAKIDDLRKEQAKRTGITADRVISELAKIGFADTTKAVRIRRGKVEVTDTDDLDEGTRAAISEIRQTKTQHGGTLAVKFHDKRAALHDLGEHLGIFAPEDETRDLPMPATVVVQVVDGRKPA, from the coding sequence GTGACTGATAAGCCCAACCCAAAGCGAGACCGGTTCTGCGAGGAATACCTTGTGGACCTAAACGGAACACAGGCAGCGATTAGGGCCGGATACTCGCCGACTTCCGCCAAGACAACCGCCTCTCGGTTGCTTGCGGATGTTGACGTTCGGGCGAAAATTGATGACCTCCGCAAAGAGCAAGCCAAAAGAACAGGCATTACAGCAGATAGGGTAATAAGCGAGTTGGCAAAGATCGGATTTGCCGACACCACAAAGGCCGTCAGGATCAGGCGCGGCAAGGTCGAGGTGACCGACACGGACGATCTGGACGAGGGGACCAGGGCCGCAATTTCTGAGATTCGGCAGACCAAGACCCAGCACGGGGGCACCCTGGCCGTGAAGTTTCACGACAAACGGGCGGCCCTGCACGACCTCGGGGAGCACCTGGGCATCTTCGCCCCCGAGGACGAGACACGGGACCTCCCGATGCCGGCCACGGTGGTTGTCCAGGTCGTGGACGGGAGAAAGCCCGCATGA
- a CDS encoding phage terminase large subunit: MRTVGSLALQDMPDQPAPTLNIPQAQFLAMPHKYRAFVAGFGSGKTWVGCGGSAQHHYEHPGVHSGYFAPSYPQIRDIFYPTVEEALFDWGLRTRVKVGDHEVEVWRGRSFLGMIMCRSMDDPASIIGFKIGHALVDEMDVMPMVKAQQAWRKIIARMRYRRDGLKNGIDLTTTPEGFKFVYQQFHQQVQKRPELGKIYGMVQASTYDNEIYLPDDYIPSLLASYPENLIDAYIKGLFVNLQTGNVYKAFNRHLNRCDDAPMDGEPVHIGMDFNVGKMASIAHVVRQDLPRAVDEIIGADDTPDMIRQIKERFWRVQGGQVLKTRTISIYPDASGASRKSVNASTSDLDLLRQAGFQVYANAANPAVKDRVNAMNAMFCNSAGERRYLVNPERCPTYVDCLEQQAWGTNGEPDKTTGHDHPVDAGGYYIVYRFPVVKPIAKTVKVIGV; encoded by the coding sequence ATGAGGACGGTCGGGTCCCTCGCCCTCCAAGACATGCCGGATCAGCCGGCGCCTACCCTCAATATCCCACAGGCCCAATTCCTCGCCATGCCCCACAAGTACCGGGCCTTCGTCGCGGGGTTCGGGTCGGGGAAGACCTGGGTCGGGTGTGGAGGATCCGCCCAGCACCACTACGAGCACCCTGGAGTCCATTCGGGGTACTTCGCCCCCTCATACCCCCAGATCAGGGATATTTTCTATCCCACGGTGGAGGAAGCCCTGTTTGATTGGGGCCTCCGGACGCGCGTCAAAGTGGGCGACCACGAGGTAGAAGTCTGGCGAGGGCGGTCCTTCCTCGGGATGATCATGTGCCGTTCGATGGATGACCCAGCCAGCATCATCGGGTTCAAGATCGGGCACGCCCTCGTGGATGAGATGGACGTGATGCCCATGGTCAAGGCCCAGCAGGCCTGGCGCAAGATTATCGCCCGCATGCGCTATCGGAGGGACGGGCTGAAAAATGGAATCGACCTCACCACGACGCCCGAGGGGTTCAAATTCGTCTACCAGCAATTCCACCAGCAGGTTCAAAAGAGGCCCGAGCTGGGGAAGATCTACGGCATGGTCCAGGCCTCCACCTACGACAACGAGATCTACCTGCCGGACGATTACATCCCGTCCCTCCTGGCCTCCTACCCTGAGAACCTGATCGACGCCTACATCAAGGGCCTGTTCGTCAACCTTCAGACCGGGAACGTCTACAAGGCGTTCAACCGACACCTGAACCGGTGCGATGACGCCCCCATGGACGGGGAGCCGGTGCACATCGGCATGGACTTCAACGTCGGGAAGATGGCCTCCATCGCCCACGTGGTCAGGCAGGACCTCCCTCGGGCCGTGGACGAGATCATTGGGGCCGATGACACCCCGGACATGATCCGGCAGATCAAGGAGCGTTTCTGGCGCGTCCAGGGCGGCCAGGTCCTCAAGACCCGCACCATTTCCATCTACCCCGACGCCTCCGGGGCCTCCCGCAAGAGCGTCAACGCCTCAACCAGCGATCTGGACCTACTCCGGCAGGCAGGGTTCCAGGTCTACGCCAATGCCGCCAACCCCGCCGTCAAGGATCGGGTCAACGCCATGAACGCCATGTTTTGCAATTCCGCTGGCGAGCGTCGTTACCTGGTGAATCCTGAACGCTGCCCCACCTACGTCGATTGCCTAGAACAGCAGGCATGGGGCACGAACGGCGAACCCGACAAGACAACGGGCCATGACCATCCCGTGGATGCCGGCGGCTACTACATCGTCTACCGGTTCCCCGTGGTCAAGCCCATCGCCAAAACCGTCAAGGTCATTGGGGTATAG
- a CDS encoding Mor transcription activator family protein produces MGACRELQDESLPGTVEILIDAVADILISLGASPAGARALARHHVDQILRRIGGGKVYLPRGIDYTPDARAARNEAIKSMARQGVAKAAVGRAFRLSRSQIDRILRARRG; encoded by the coding sequence ATGGGCGCCTGCCGCGAGCTGCAAGACGAATCTCTACCCGGAACCGTCGAAATCCTGATCGACGCCGTGGCCGACATCCTGATCAGCCTGGGTGCGTCCCCGGCAGGTGCCAGGGCGCTGGCCAGGCACCACGTGGACCAGATCCTCCGGCGGATCGGCGGGGGGAAGGTCTACCTCCCCAGGGGGATCGACTACACCCCTGACGCCAGGGCGGCCAGGAACGAGGCCATCAAGAGCATGGCCAGGCAGGGTGTCGCCAAGGCGGCAGTCGGTCGCGCGTTCCGGCTCAGCCGGTCCCAGATCGACCGGATTCTGAGGGCTAGGCGGGGGTGA
- a CDS encoding D-Ala-D-Ala carboxypeptidase family metallohydrolase — MTSLTAHFTLEEMTRSEVASRRGIINTPNQDQAENLEYLCMTLLEPIRNMLGCPLHVNSGFRSHVVNLLVGGASNSAHLDGRACDFVPVGMDIRLAFDAIRRSALPYDKVLLECGSWIHVQIAPKGAQPRRQAYLATGGPGAWEYQEVRGA, encoded by the coding sequence GTGACGAGCCTGACCGCCCATTTCACCCTGGAGGAGATGACCCGGAGTGAGGTGGCGTCCCGTCGCGGGATCATCAACACCCCCAACCAGGACCAGGCGGAGAACCTGGAATACCTCTGCATGACCCTCCTGGAGCCGATCCGGAACATGCTGGGCTGCCCCCTGCACGTGAACTCCGGCTTCCGGTCGCACGTGGTCAACCTGCTGGTGGGCGGGGCGTCGAACTCCGCGCACCTGGACGGGCGTGCCTGTGATTTCGTCCCGGTGGGCATGGACATCCGGCTCGCGTTCGACGCCATCCGACGTTCGGCCCTGCCCTACGACAAGGTGCTCCTGGAATGCGGCTCCTGGATCCATGTCCAGATCGCCCCCAAGGGAGCCCAGCCCCGCCGGCAGGCCTACCTCGCCACCGGAGGCCCCGGCGCATGGGAATACCAGGAGGTGCGCGGTGCGTGA